Below is a genomic region from Neorhizobium galegae.
GCTCAGGCCCAGTTGACGGAGCGATAGACCCGAGCCGGCGGGGGCGCAATTCAAGAAGTCGTTTTCGAAAGACATCGCGCTGATTTGTCTCAACGACAAGGCAGCGGTCAGAAACACCACGAAAGACCGGTTTCATCGAGCGTCAGCAGGATGGAAGAGCCGAACCGGAGCCAGCCGTAAAAGGCGATGCCGCCGAGCCCGAGCAAGAGCAGGCTTACAGCGGTGATCAGCGGCAGGCGGTAACCGTCGAGGGTGCTATCCATGATGTTCAATCTACAACCTTTTCCGGCTTCTTGGAAGGCGGCACAACCTCCAAACAAGCTTAGCGTAAGATTAATACCTGTCTGAGATCTTATGAAGGCGAAGGTGGTTCACGAATCGTTGCGGCAAATGGAAGTGAGATGCGACACGCATCGCACTGAGGGCCGCGATATCGTGAGGACCCCAAAGACATGACGTCGCCGATATCGGCTCGCTCCCTGTTTCCATCTCTATCCGAAGGCCTGCCGGACCTGTCCGGCGCCGGGAGAATTTCAACAGCATGACGGCAAAACCCATTCGCAAGACGCTATCGGTCAATCACCGGCTATGGACGCTGGCAGGATCCGCCTTTGCCGGTATCGGCGCCATGCTGCTTGTCGGCTGGTACGAGGGCCGCCAGGTCAACGAAGCGCTGCAGCGCGCCACCGAGATTCGGGAGCATGTGGATACCGTCAACGGCATGCGCATCGCCAACCTGGAACTCGTCCTGGCAGCGATGGACACGATCGTCGACCGCGACGACAAACGCGTCGATCCCGCCCGGCTGAAGGCGATGGCGGACTCCATCGACAAGTTGAAAAGCTCCTCGGGCGACCTGAAGAAACTCGCGGCCGACATCGGCAATCCGGGCCTCGTGGCAGGTTTTGAAACGGATCTCTCGGCTGTTTCGACAGCGATCCAGACCGATCTCAGAAAAATGGTCGAAACCGGCGCGCCCGACGACGCCTATGACAAGATCGACGACGTCATCGACGGCGCTGGCGAACGGCTTGGCACAACGCTTGAGGCCGCAGCCGTCGCAGGCGAAAAGATTGTCAGAAGCGGCGTCGGGGAAGCGAACACGCTTTCCTCGAACGCGCTTTATGTGCAGCTTGGCTGCGGCCTGATCGCACTGGTCGTCATGGCAATCCTGCAGAGCGTTCATGGCGGCGCCATCCGGCGCGGCATCGACGGGGTCCGCGCCAGCATGCAGCGGATCATCGGTGGCGACTACAAGACCGCCGTGCCCGGCATCGACCGCGGCGACGAGATCGGCGAGATGGCGCGCGCCACCGATATCTTCCGGCTTGCGGCCGTCGAGCGCCAGACCCTGGAGATCAGCCTGAACGACGAACGCCGCCGGAACGAGACCCAACGGCAGGCGAGCGAATCGGAACAGAAGGCTGAAGCCCAGGCGCTCCACTTCGCCGTCGATTCGCTTGCGAGCGCGCTCAACCGTCTCTCCGAGGGCGACCTCGCAGCCGCCCTCGATCGTCCCTTCCGGGCAGATCTCGAGCGCCTGCGCACCGATTTCAACCGGGTTGTCGAACGTCTGCGCCACATCATGACCGAGGTCGCCAACAGCTCCAGCTCCATCGGCGCCAACGCCAACCAGATGCGCTCCGCTGCCAACGACCTGGCGAAAAGGACCGAGAAGCAGGCGGCCTCGCTCGAGGAAACATCGGCAGCGCTCGAAGAAATCACGGCGACCGTGCGCAACGCCACCAGCCGCGCCGAAGAGGCGACGCAGATGGTAAGCGACGCCAAGGACTATACCGAAAAGTCCTCCGGCGTGGTTCGCGATGCCACAGCGGCCATGGGGCGGATCGAGGACGCGACCGCCGAAATCGGCAAGATCATCAACGTCATCGACGAAATCGCCTTCCAGACCAACTTGCTGGCACTCAACGCCGGGGTCGAGGCGGCCCGCGCCGGCGAG
It encodes:
- a CDS encoding methyl-accepting chemotaxis protein — translated: MTAKPIRKTLSVNHRLWTLAGSAFAGIGAMLLVGWYEGRQVNEALQRATEIREHVDTVNGMRIANLELVLAAMDTIVDRDDKRVDPARLKAMADSIDKLKSSSGDLKKLAADIGNPGLVAGFETDLSAVSTAIQTDLRKMVETGAPDDAYDKIDDVIDGAGERLGTTLEAAAVAGEKIVRSGVGEANTLSSNALYVQLGCGLIALVVMAILQSVHGGAIRRGIDGVRASMQRIIGGDYKTAVPGIDRGDEIGEMARATDIFRLAAVERQTLEISLNDERRRNETQRQASESEQKAEAQALHFAVDSLASALNRLSEGDLAAALDRPFRADLERLRTDFNRVVERLRHIMTEVANSSSSIGANANQMRSAANDLAKRTEKQAASLEETSAALEEITATVRNATSRAEEATQMVSDAKDYTEKSSGVVRDATAAMGRIEDATAEIGKIINVIDEIAFQTNLLALNAGVEAARAGEAGKGFAVVAQEVRELAGRAAGAAKDIKALVTRSNHEVKTGVDLVKATGDALTRIGDDVLKINDHVHAIFTSAREQSTGLNEINTSIGQMDQATQQNAAMVEQSTAASHSLASDAENLNQLISQFQIRGGNGPRAVEVASASTPAKPSPALNLMNKLAGAFSNSPASAKPKAVGSSDKWEEF